A genomic stretch from Edaphobacter aggregans includes:
- a CDS encoding phosphatidylinositol-specific phospholipase C1-like protein, giving the protein MNRDNVVRIFWAAALLVSGGLVWAQTTTTAEQDKIVRINQIQVIGSHNSYHAGFAPSERKYMEAKSPKGLRSLDYHHAPLADQLSGGVRQIEIDIFADSKGGRFAHPAIVRQVAAAGLPADPDFDPQHEMDKPGFKVMHMQDLDERSTCHTFVACLTAVRTWSKQHPRHLPIFILVETKEGPMRELPNAVETEPFTSAVFDAMDAEIRSVFRADEMITPDEVRGSAATLNEAVRAGGWPTLEKARGRVIFLMDQQHVGPVYREGHPSLRGRVLFTNAEPGAADAAFIEQNDGSREAIGALVKQGYLVRTRTDEGTEQARTNDTTRRDLALSSGAQLISTDYPSSEPSPWTSYFVGLPGGVVARCNPVNKPVGCDDRLLEPSH; this is encoded by the coding sequence ATGAATAGAGACAATGTGGTGCGGATTTTTTGGGCGGCAGCTTTGCTTGTATCGGGTGGGCTGGTTTGGGCGCAGACGACAACGACTGCTGAACAGGACAAGATTGTGCGCATCAATCAGATTCAGGTGATTGGGTCGCACAATAGCTACCATGCTGGGTTTGCTCCGAGTGAGCGAAAGTACATGGAAGCGAAGAGTCCTAAGGGATTGCGGAGTCTTGACTATCATCATGCTCCGCTGGCGGATCAGCTTTCGGGTGGGGTGCGGCAGATCGAGATCGATATCTTTGCCGATAGCAAGGGCGGACGATTTGCTCATCCAGCCATCGTGCGGCAAGTGGCGGCGGCGGGATTGCCAGCTGATCCGGACTTTGATCCTCAGCACGAGATGGACAAGCCGGGGTTCAAGGTAATGCACATGCAGGATCTGGATGAGCGGAGTACGTGCCACACGTTTGTGGCTTGTCTGACGGCTGTGCGGACTTGGTCGAAGCAGCACCCGCGGCATCTGCCGATTTTTATTTTGGTGGAGACGAAGGAAGGCCCTATGCGCGAGTTGCCTAACGCGGTGGAGACGGAGCCGTTTACTTCTGCTGTGTTCGATGCGATGGATGCCGAGATTCGGTCGGTGTTCAGGGCAGACGAGATGATTACTCCGGATGAGGTTCGCGGTAGTGCGGCGACGCTGAATGAGGCTGTAAGAGCGGGTGGATGGCCGACGCTGGAGAAGGCGCGGGGGCGCGTGATCTTTCTGATGGATCAGCAGCATGTGGGGCCGGTTTATCGCGAGGGGCATCCTTCTCTGCGCGGACGCGTCCTGTTTACTAATGCCGAGCCTGGTGCGGCGGACGCGGCGTTCATCGAGCAGAACGATGGATCACGTGAAGCGATCGGTGCGCTGGTGAAGCAAGGGTATCTGGTGCGGACGCGTACGGACGAGGGGACGGAACAGGCTCGTACAAACGACACGACGCGGAGAGACCTTGCCCTCTCAAGTGGAGCTCAGTTGATCAGTACGGATTATCCTTCGTCGGAGCCGTCGCCGTGGACTTCGTATTTTGTTGGGCTGCCCGGTGGAGTGGTGGCTCGGTGCAATCCGGTGAATAAACCTGTTGGTTGCGACGACAGGTTGCTGGAACCTTCGCACTAA